A portion of the Acidisarcina polymorpha genome contains these proteins:
- a CDS encoding glycoside hydrolase family 27 protein yields the protein MRAKGRVYSWVLTPVTCFIVAVAALSQPPNPLLAPTPPMGWNSWDAYAQNITEAQVKENADFLAKNLKQFGWNYVVIDEGWYLPDPGPSTQENKGFVMDPEGRFLPSLVRFPSAADGVGFRPMGDYLHAEGLKFGIHILRGIPKEAVARNLPIAGTSFHATDAADQSDTCPWNTYAYGVKDNAAGQAYYDSLAKQYAGWGVDFIKVDCIADHPYKGDEIRMIRQALNKTGRPIVLSLSPGPTNVSHADEVRKYAEMWRISDDFWDHWGVWPKHEFSQGLLQQFKNAADWAPHTGDGHWADADMLPIGHLGPHPGEGDVRNSMFTEDEARTLLTFWCIFRSPLMIGANLTATDPATLGLLTNPEVIEVDQHSQGNRPIITNEKEVLWIAAGEDGRSHYIAVVNSSNVERTYDHSWAELGLQGSSYEVRDLWRRREEGKADHLHVVLSPHAAMLLKATKR from the coding sequence ATGCGTGCCAAAGGTCGGGTTTACTCTTGGGTTTTGACTCCAGTGACGTGCTTCATTGTCGCGGTTGCCGCGCTTTCTCAGCCTCCAAACCCGCTGCTTGCTCCCACTCCGCCCATGGGGTGGAATAGTTGGGACGCATATGCGCAAAACATCACCGAGGCCCAGGTGAAGGAGAACGCCGATTTCCTGGCAAAGAACCTTAAACAGTTTGGATGGAACTACGTTGTCATCGATGAGGGATGGTATCTTCCCGATCCCGGCCCGAGCACTCAAGAGAACAAAGGCTTTGTGATGGATCCCGAGGGCCGGTTTCTGCCTTCGCTAGTGCGGTTTCCCTCGGCGGCCGACGGAGTCGGCTTCAGGCCTATGGGCGACTACCTCCACGCTGAGGGTCTGAAATTCGGGATTCACATCCTGCGTGGAATTCCGAAGGAGGCAGTCGCCAGGAACCTCCCGATCGCCGGAACCAGCTTCCACGCTACCGACGCCGCCGACCAGTCCGACACCTGCCCCTGGAACACATACGCTTACGGGGTGAAGGACAATGCTGCCGGACAAGCGTACTACGACTCTCTGGCCAAGCAGTACGCCGGCTGGGGTGTCGATTTTATCAAGGTCGACTGCATCGCTGACCATCCCTACAAAGGCGACGAGATCCGTATGATCCGGCAGGCTTTAAACAAGACGGGCAGACCCATCGTTTTGAGTCTTTCTCCTGGGCCGACAAATGTAAGTCACGCCGACGAAGTGAGGAAGTATGCCGAGATGTGGCGAATCTCTGACGACTTCTGGGACCACTGGGGAGTTTGGCCGAAGCATGAGTTCTCCCAGGGCTTGCTGCAGCAATTCAAGAACGCTGCCGATTGGGCGCCGCACACCGGCGATGGACATTGGGCAGACGCTGACATGCTTCCGATTGGCCATCTCGGCCCGCATCCGGGAGAGGGTGATGTGCGCAATTCGATGTTCACTGAGGATGAAGCCCGAACCCTGCTGACGTTCTGGTGCATCTTCCGCTCGCCGTTAATGATTGGGGCAAATTTAACCGCGACGGATCCAGCGACCCTGGGGCTACTCACCAATCCCGAAGTAATTGAAGTGGACCAGCATTCCCAAGGTAATCGGCCGATCATTACTAATGAGAAAGAAGTGCTATGGATCGCGGCTGGCGAAGATGGTCGCAGTCATTACATCGCCGTTGTAAACTCCAGCAATGTTGAACGCACTTACGACCATTCATGGGCAGAGTTGGGGCTTCAAGGGAGTAGTTACGAGGTGAGAGATCTCTGGCGGCGAAGAGAAGAAGGCAAGGCGGATCACCTGCATGTCGTCCTATCGCCGCACGCAGCTATGCTCCTTAAAGCCACAAAGCGGTAA